Proteins encoded in a region of the Pelobates fuscus isolate aPelFus1 chromosome 11, aPelFus1.pri, whole genome shotgun sequence genome:
- the LOC134578118 gene encoding dickkopf-related protein 4-like encodes MLVLVGLAVVLMLNSVSSLPAGYHNLTDGASEEHRKETAIHQTCNSSSDCLENQYCHSTDYTTECQECKPKERECEQDDECCFGHTCIWRRCTEVDSSDEIGRSIGDNETNTGDNEMGNGDNETGAGDTGTSIGGNETSDGDNETGVGDNWTSNDENETRCGTGKDPCAPGFCCSRTEMSQFPVCIPFPAEGDQCGNQLINFFGEGSAFGPLSGYCTCTEGLVCTSKGLFLSPTCEKPDDVLDFTAYRSEHILQTLAPWTVKYDNLAMGLPKAAVESGREAENAFNMLGDVRVGSLESEKNMQFEEHVNEPSEPSQVEFQELKQLAKHMGQFLGPGFY; translated from the exons ATGTTGGTGTTAGTGGGACTTGCTGTGGTCCTGATGCTGAATTCTGTATCTTCTCTTCCAGCTGGGTACCACAACCTTACTGATGGGGCTAGTGAAGAACACAGGAAAGAGACAGCCATTCACCAG ACATGCAATAGTTCCAGTGACTGCCTGGAAAATCAGTATTGCCATTCTACAGATTATACCACAGAATGCCAAGAATGTAAACCAAAGGAAAGG GAGTGTGAGCAAGATGATGAATGCTGCTTTGGACATACCTGCATTTGGAGAAGGTGCACTGAAGTAGATAGCAGTGATGAGATTGGGAGAAGCATTGGTGATAACGAGACAAACACTGGTGATAATGAGATGGGCAATGGTGATAATGAGACAGGCGCTGGTGATACCGGGACAAGCATTGGTGGTAACGAAACAAGCGATGGTGATAATGAGACAGGCGTTGGTGATAACTGGACAAGCAATGATGAAAACGAAACAAGATGTGGTACAGGCAAAGACCCTTGCGCTCCTGGATTCTGCTGCTCCAGAACAGAAa TGTCCCAGTTCCCAGTTTGCATTCCTTTTCCAGCTGAAGGAGACCAATGTGGAAACCAACTAATAAATTTTTTTGGCGAGGGTTCGGCCTTTGGTCCTCTTTCTGGCTATTGTACTTGTACCGAGGGCCTGGTTTGCACCAGCAAAGG GTTGTTCCTATCTCCTACTTGTGAGAAGCCAGATGATGTACTAGATTTCACCGCCTACAGAAGTGAACACATTTTGCAAACACTGGCGCCATGGACTGTAAAGTATGACAACTTAGCAATGGGCCTACCTAAGGCTGCTGTAGAAAGTGGGAGAGAAGCTGAAAACGCTTTTAATATGCTTGGTGATGTCAGGGTGGGTAGCTTGGAGAGTGAGAAGAACATGCAATTTGAAGAACATGTTAATGAACCCTCTGAGCCCAGTCAAGTTGAATTTCAGGAACTTAAACAACTTGCCAAGCACATGGGACAATTTTTAGGTCCTGGGTTCTATTGA